A portion of the Archocentrus centrarchus isolate MPI-CPG fArcCen1 chromosome 19, fArcCen1, whole genome shotgun sequence genome contains these proteins:
- the zdhhc16b gene encoding palmitoyltransferase ZDHHC16B isoform X2, with amino-acid sequence MRMSSTWRWQLSRAMRLGLRWCWLCRTLRGGQGGGTKAWIGGRLLELWRYGKLLLRSLYYNSLTDSDTLLDCAFEPVYWIVDNVTHWFGVVFVCLVTLLTSSVVVIVYLFVIPTIVSTYPAHWIAWHLCCGHWLLTMVVFHYYKATTTSPGHPPKDKSHIPSVSICKKCIIPKPPRTHHCSICNVCVLKMDHHCPWLNNCVGHFNHRYFFSFCLYMTMGCIYCSISSRNMFLDAYNAVETYYQTPPPDYSFRETTAHKSVLFLWVLTSSVAVALGGLTLWHAILISRGETSIERHINCKEAKRLKEKEKVFRNPYHHGKMNNWKLLFGVEKRSHWITRVLLPSSHLPNGDGIMWDCTFTRRDPMAI; translated from the exons ATGCGTATGAGCAGCACCTGGAGGTGGCAGCTCTCCCGAGCCATGCGACTGGGGCTGCGCTGGTGCTGGCTGTGCCGCACACTGAGGGGGGGCCAAGGCGGGGGTACCAAAGCGTGGATCGGCGGCAGGTTGTTGGAGCTGTGGCGCTACGGCAAGCTCCTGCTCAGGTCCCTGTATTACAACAGTCTCACCGACTCAGACACTCTGCTGGACTGTGCTTTTGAACCGGTCTATTGGATCGTGGACAACGTGACCCACTGGTTTGGAGTG gtgtttgtgtgtcttgtcACCTTGCTGACATCCTCAGTTGTGGTCATCGTCTACCTGTTTGTCATACCCACAATTGTCAGCACGTACCCTGCACACTGGATTGCGTGGCACCTCTGTTGTGGCCACTGGCTTCTCACTATGGTGGTCTTCCATTATTACAAGGCGACCACCACCTCTCCAGGACACCCACCGAAG GACAAAAGTCATATTCCTTCTGTGTCCATCTGTAAGAAATGCATCATTCCAAAACCACCAAGGACGCACCACTGCAGTATCTGCAACGT GTGTGTTTTGAAGATGGACCACCACTGTC CCTGGTTGAATAACTGCGTGGGCCATTTCAACCATCGCTACTTCTTCTCCTTCTGCCTCTACATGACCATGGGCTGCATCTactgcagcatcagcagcaggaacatGTTTTTGGACGCCTACAACGCTGTAGAG ACTTACTATCAGACCCCTCCTCCGGACTACAGCTTTAGAGAAACCACTGCCCATAAGAGCGTCCTCTTCCTCTGGGTGCTGACCAG CTCTGTGGCAGTTGCTCTGGGAGGACTCACCCTGTGGCACGCCATACTTATCAGTAGAGGTGAAACCAGCATAGAGCGGCACATCAACTGCAAAGAAGCCAAAAGATTAAAGGAGAAGGAAAAG GTGTTCAGAAATCCGTATCATCACGGTAAAATGAACAACTGGAAGCTACTGTTTGGTGTGGAGAAGAGGAG tcacTGGATCACACGGGTCCTCTTACCCTCCAGCCATCTTCCCAACGGAGACGGCATCATGTGGGACTGCACCTTCACCAGGAGAGACCCCATGGCCATCTGA
- the zdhhc16b gene encoding palmitoyltransferase ZDHHC16B isoform X1, translating to MESSMSIRLRYEELLFYAACVSNCWSVCLCVCVCLEGRVCRRGGSGGGMRMSSTWRWQLSRAMRLGLRWCWLCRTLRGGQGGGTKAWIGGRLLELWRYGKLLLRSLYYNSLTDSDTLLDCAFEPVYWIVDNVTHWFGVVFVCLVTLLTSSVVVIVYLFVIPTIVSTYPAHWIAWHLCCGHWLLTMVVFHYYKATTTSPGHPPKDKSHIPSVSICKKCIIPKPPRTHHCSICNVCVLKMDHHCPWLNNCVGHFNHRYFFSFCLYMTMGCIYCSISSRNMFLDAYNAVETYYQTPPPDYSFRETTAHKSVLFLWVLTSSVAVALGGLTLWHAILISRGETSIERHINCKEAKRLKEKEKVFRNPYHHGKMNNWKLLFGVEKRSHWITRVLLPSSHLPNGDGIMWDCTFTRRDPMAI from the exons ATGGAAAGCTCGATGTCTATCAGACTGCGTTATGAGGAGCTGCTGTTTTACGCGGCCTGTGTTTCAAACTGctggtctgtgtgtttgtgtgtttgcgtgtgtttgGAAGGCAGAGTGTGTAGGAGAGGAGGCAGCGGTGGTGGCATGCGTATGAGCAGCACCTGGAGGTGGCAGCTCTCCCGAGCCATGCGACTGGGGCTGCGCTGGTGCTGGCTGTGCCGCACACTGAGGGGGGGCCAAGGCGGGGGTACCAAAGCGTGGATCGGCGGCAGGTTGTTGGAGCTGTGGCGCTACGGCAAGCTCCTGCTCAGGTCCCTGTATTACAACAGTCTCACCGACTCAGACACTCTGCTGGACTGTGCTTTTGAACCGGTCTATTGGATCGTGGACAACGTGACCCACTGGTTTGGAGTG gtgtttgtgtgtcttgtcACCTTGCTGACATCCTCAGTTGTGGTCATCGTCTACCTGTTTGTCATACCCACAATTGTCAGCACGTACCCTGCACACTGGATTGCGTGGCACCTCTGTTGTGGCCACTGGCTTCTCACTATGGTGGTCTTCCATTATTACAAGGCGACCACCACCTCTCCAGGACACCCACCGAAG GACAAAAGTCATATTCCTTCTGTGTCCATCTGTAAGAAATGCATCATTCCAAAACCACCAAGGACGCACCACTGCAGTATCTGCAACGT GTGTGTTTTGAAGATGGACCACCACTGTC CCTGGTTGAATAACTGCGTGGGCCATTTCAACCATCGCTACTTCTTCTCCTTCTGCCTCTACATGACCATGGGCTGCATCTactgcagcatcagcagcaggaacatGTTTTTGGACGCCTACAACGCTGTAGAG ACTTACTATCAGACCCCTCCTCCGGACTACAGCTTTAGAGAAACCACTGCCCATAAGAGCGTCCTCTTCCTCTGGGTGCTGACCAG CTCTGTGGCAGTTGCTCTGGGAGGACTCACCCTGTGGCACGCCATACTTATCAGTAGAGGTGAAACCAGCATAGAGCGGCACATCAACTGCAAAGAAGCCAAAAGATTAAAGGAGAAGGAAAAG GTGTTCAGAAATCCGTATCATCACGGTAAAATGAACAACTGGAAGCTACTGTTTGGTGTGGAGAAGAGGAG tcacTGGATCACACGGGTCCTCTTACCCTCCAGCCATCTTCCCAACGGAGACGGCATCATGTGGGACTGCACCTTCACCAGGAGAGACCCCATGGCCATCTGA